The following proteins are encoded in a genomic region of Glycine max cultivar Williams 82 chromosome 18, Glycine_max_v4.0, whole genome shotgun sequence:
- the LOC106797150 gene encoding zinc finger BED domain-containing protein RICESLEEPER 2, with product MDMSDAVIVKSSRLKSVVWNDFDRIKKGDTCVAVCRHCKKKLSGSSTSGTSHLRNHLIRCQRRSSHGIAQFISAREKRKEGTLAIANFNIDQDSNKDDNTVSLVNIKFEQAQLKEDSVNTGTSNFDQRRSRFDLARMIILHGYPLAMVEHVGFRAFIKNLQPLFELVSLNKVEADCIEIYERERKKVNEMLDKLPGKISLSADVWNAVDDAEYLCLTSNYIDESWQLRRRILNFIRIDPSHTEDMVSEAIMTCLMDWDIDRKLFSMILDSCSTSDKIAVRIGERLLQNRFLYCNGQLFDIRCAANVINTMVQHALGTVREIVNKIRQTIGYIKSSQIILAKFNVMAKEVGILSQKGLFLDNPSQWNSTYSMLEVALEFKDVLILLQENDTAYKVCLSEVEWERVTAVTSYLKLFVEVINVFTKSKYPTANIYFPELCDVKLHLIEWSKNSDEFISSLASRLRSKFDEYWEKCSLGLAVAAMLDPRFKMKLVDYYYPQIFGSMSANRIEEVFDGVKALYNEHSICSPLASHDQGLAWQVGNGSLLLQGSAKDSRDRLMGFDKFLHETTQGEGTKSDLDKYLEEPLFPRNVDFNILNWWRVHTPRYPVLSMMARNVLGIPMSKVAPELAFNHSARVLDRDWSSLNPATVQALVCSQDWIRSELEN from the coding sequence ATGGACATGTCTGATGCTGTCATTGTCAAATCGAGTAGGTTGAAATCTGTGGTCTGGAATGATTTTGATAGGATTAAAAAAGGCGATACCTGTGTGGCTGTTTGTAGGCATTGCAAAAAGAAACTGAGCGGATCAAGTACCAGTGGAACATCGCATCTAAGGAACCATTTAATCAGGTGTCAGAGAAGGTCTAGCCATGGCATAGCACAATTTATTTCggcaagagaaaagagaaaggaaggAACTCTAGCAATTGCAAATTTCAATATTGATCAAGATTCAAACAAAGATGATAATACTGTTAGTCTTGTGAATATTAAATTTGAGCAGGCGCAGTTGAAAGAAGACTCTGTCAACACTGGAACTAGTAACTTTGATCAAAGACGGAGTCGATTTGATCTTGCTCGTATGATTATTCTACATGGATATCCATTGGCTATGGTTGAGCATGTTGGTTTCAGAGCTTTCATAAAAAATCTACAGCCATTGTTTGAACTTGTGTCGTTGAATAAGGTTGAGGCTGATTGTATTGAGATttatgagagagagaggaaaaaggTGAATGAGATGTTGGATAAATTGCCTGGGAAAATCAGTCTTAGTGCTGATGTGTGGAATGCTGTGGACGATGCAGAGTATTTATGTTTGACATCAAATTACATTGATGAATCTTGGCAGTTAAGAAGGaggatattaaattttataaggatTGATCCTTCTCATACAGAAGACATGGTTTCAGAAGCTATCATGACTTGCCTAATGGATTGGGATATTGACCGTAAATTGTTTTCCATGATACTGGATAGTTGTTCCACCTCGGATAAAATTGCTGTTAGAATTGGTGAGAGACTTCTGCAAAACAGGTTTCTTTATTGCAACGGTCAATTATTTGATATACGCTGTGCTGCAAATGTTATTAACACCATGGTTCAGCATGCTCTGGGAACTGTAAGGGAAATAGTCAATAAGATTCGTCAAACTATTGGTTACATTAAAAGTTCACAAATTATACTGGCAAAGTTCAATGTGATGGCTAAAGAAGTTGGGATCCTGAGTCAAAAGGGCTTATTTCTAGATAATCCGTCACAATGGAATTCCACATACTCAATGCTTGAAGTTGCCTTAGAATTCAAGGATGTTTTAATTCTCTTGCAAGAAAATGACACTGCTTACAAAGTCTGTTTATCTGAGGTAGAGTGGGAGAGAGTCACAGCAGTTACCAGCTACTTGAAGCTTTTTGTTGAGGTTATCAATGTTTTCACTAAGAGCAAGTATCCAACTGCAAATATATATTTCCCTGAGCTCTGTGATGTTAAGTTGCATTTGATTGAATGGTCCAAGAATTCAGATGAGTTTATCAGTTCTTTGGCGTCAAGATTGAGAAGCAAGTTTGATGAGTATTGGGAGAAATGTAGCTTAGGGTTGGCTGTTGCTGCAATGTTAGACCCTCGATTCAAGATGAAGTTGGTAGATTATTATTATCCGCAAATTTTTGGCAGCATGTCTGCAAATCGAATTGAAGAGGTCTTTGATGGTGTAAAGGCTCTATACAATGAACATTCAATATGCTCCCCTTTAGCTTCTCATGATCAAGGTCTGGCCTGGCAGGTTGGCAATGGTTCACTTCTCTTGCAAGGTTCTGCGAAGGATTCCAGGGATCGATTGATGGGGTTTGATAAATTTCTCCATGAAACTACACAGGGTGAAGGCACAAAATCGGATCTAGACAAGTACTTGGAAGAACCTCTCTTTCCACGTAATGTTGATTTTAACATACTGAATTGGTGGAGAGTTCACACTCCCAGGTATCCTGTCCTATCCATGATGGCACGCAATGTTTTGGGAATTCCAATGTCAAAAGTTGCGCCAGAGTTGGCATTTAATCATAGTGCAAGAGTCCTTGATCGCGATTGGAGCTCACTTAATCCTGCTACTGTCCAAGCTTTGGTGTGTTCACAAGATTGGATTAGGAGTGAACTGGAAAATTAG